In Limnobaculum parvum, one DNA window encodes the following:
- a CDS encoding MarC family NAAT transporter has protein sequence MTDVLQILHLIGLGLVLLLPLTNPLTSVALFLSLSGDMSREERHHQAMMASFYVFLILVISFFCGELVMRLFGISIPGLRIAGGLIVAYIGFRMLFPPAHQPTPEKIEGEEAKVLKPTAQSIAFVPIAMPSTAGPGTIAMIISAASTWHQAGNYSAWVVYITVVLTAVILSLVLWGCLRSSDLIMKVVGKSGIEAISRVMGFLLVCMGIQFMINGVFELIKTYPGT, from the coding sequence ATGACTGATGTACTGCAAATTTTGCACTTGATTGGGCTTGGCCTAGTGTTGCTACTCCCATTAACCAATCCTTTAACGTCGGTGGCACTGTTTCTCAGCTTGAGCGGAGATATGAGCCGTGAAGAGCGTCATCATCAGGCGATGATGGCCTCATTCTATGTGTTTTTGATTCTGGTGATCTCGTTTTTCTGCGGTGAGTTGGTGATGCGGCTGTTTGGTATCTCGATTCCCGGTTTGCGTATTGCCGGTGGGTTAATCGTGGCCTACATCGGTTTCAGAATGCTGTTTCCTCCAGCGCATCAGCCTACGCCAGAAAAGATAGAGGGTGAAGAGGCAAAGGTATTGAAGCCCACCGCTCAAAGTATCGCTTTTGTTCCTATTGCGATGCCGAGCACCGCCGGGCCGGGTACCATTGCGATGATTATCTCTGCGGCATCAACCTGGCATCAGGCTGGTAACTATAGCGCGTGGGTGGTTTATATTACCGTTGTGTTAACGGCTGTCATATTATCTTTGGTACTGTGGGGCTGCTTACGAAGCTCTGATTTGATTATGAAAGTCGTAGGTAAAAGCGGTATCGAAGCTATCTCTCGGGTTATGGGTTTCCTGCTGGTATGTATGGGAATACAGTTTATGATCAATGGTGTATTTGAGCTGATTAAAACCTATCCGGGGACATAA
- a CDS encoding DUF2628 domain-containing protein, with amino-acid sequence MEKCQQCGNMSVNDNNDCVVCDESASVNPYAVSTAITDSFPIDDISSSPEAEEYSKIFVGNRYYSFFPYGRDIPKRWNWAAFFIGVFWFIYRKMYLYAAIYLGLGLLLTGIQSMLGVSEIIANVISIGMGVGAGIWANRLYKQHMDKKIAETLAVAQKSEIIPALKASGGTNLVGALVALGILCAIIAMLM; translated from the coding sequence ATGGAGAAGTGTCAACAGTGTGGGAATATGTCGGTAAATGACAACAATGATTGCGTTGTCTGTGATGAGTCGGCATCAGTAAACCCTTATGCAGTTTCTACCGCGATTACCGATAGTTTTCCTATCGATGATATTTCCTCTTCCCCTGAAGCAGAGGAATATTCAAAAATATTTGTTGGTAACAGATACTACTCTTTCTTTCCCTATGGTCGTGACATACCTAAACGCTGGAACTGGGCGGCATTCTTTATCGGCGTATTCTGGTTTATTTATCGCAAAATGTATCTGTATGCTGCGATTTATCTGGGGCTTGGCTTACTGTTGACTGGCATTCAGTCAATGTTGGGCGTATCCGAGATTATTGCTAACGTTATTAGTATTGGAATGGGCGTTGGGGCAGGTATTTGGGCGAATCGTTTGTATAAACAACATATGGATAAGAAGATTGCCGAAACGTTAGCCGTAGCCCAAAAATCAGAAATTATCCCGGCGCTGAAAGCCAGCGGTGGTACCAATCTTGTTGGGGCACTGGTTGCGCTTGGTATTCTGTGTGCCATTATCGCTATGTTGATGTAG
- a CDS encoding IS4 family transposase, producing the protein MPVYQVCQKFFRDALSPSHKYRQNALLDATIALISGASLTLTSIGRYLPGAAQVKNKIKRVDRLLGNESLHRDIPLIFKGIITMLTQKLSLCVIAVDWSGYPSQQYHVLRASLLCDGRSLPLLSWIVSSEKQQNSQIQKAFLDALAGAVNPKARVIIVTDAGFQNAWFRHIQSLGWDFIGRVRGNIQMRLDSKGEYWFRRQELQASSKPEYLGPGTLARAEYARCDGHFYLHKKASKGRHYKRSRCRPTRLSQVNDARNAAREPWLIFSNTNDFKPREIMKLYSRRMQIEQNFRDEKSERFGFGLRASYSRSAGRMRVLSLLATLSTIVLWLIGYHAENRGLHLRYQANSIKSRRVISYLTLAENVLRHSPLILRRTVLSTVLNHLAKTYQSMVLVY; encoded by the coding sequence ATGCCTGTTTACCAAGTATGTCAGAAGTTTTTCCGCGATGCTCTATCCCCATCTCACAAATACCGACAAAATGCTCTGCTGGATGCCACTATTGCCTTAATCAGCGGTGCATCACTGACGCTGACCAGTATTGGCCGTTATTTACCCGGTGCGGCTCAGGTCAAAAATAAAATCAAACGAGTTGACCGTCTGCTGGGTAATGAATCACTTCATCGTGATATCCCTCTTATTTTCAAAGGTATTATCACCATGCTGACCCAAAAATTATCGCTGTGTGTTATTGCGGTTGACTGGAGCGGTTATCCTTCTCAGCAATATCATGTGCTTCGTGCCAGTCTGCTTTGTGACGGACGTTCACTTCCCCTGTTAAGCTGGATTGTTTCCTCAGAAAAACAGCAGAACTCACAGATACAGAAAGCTTTCCTTGATGCCCTTGCCGGAGCCGTGAACCCAAAGGCCAGGGTTATTATCGTTACAGATGCAGGCTTTCAGAATGCATGGTTCCGGCATATCCAGTCACTCGGATGGGATTTTATCGGCCGTGTCAGAGGCAATATTCAGATGCGCCTAGACAGCAAAGGAGAATACTGGTTCAGGCGTCAGGAATTACAGGCCAGCAGCAAACCAGAATATCTGGGGCCGGGTACGCTTGCGCGGGCCGAATATGCCCGGTGTGACGGTCATTTTTACCTTCATAAAAAAGCGTCAAAAGGGAGGCACTACAAACGTTCCCGTTGCCGACCCACAAGGCTTTCACAGGTAAATGACGCCCGTAACGCAGCAAGAGAACCTTGGCTTATTTTCAGCAACACGAATGATTTTAAGCCACGTGAAATCATGAAGTTATACAGTCGTCGTATGCAGATAGAGCAGAACTTTCGGGATGAGAAAAGCGAACGCTTTGGGTTCGGCCTGCGAGCCAGTTACAGCCGTTCGGCGGGCAGAATGAGGGTACTGAGCCTGCTGGCAACACTGAGCACAATAGTGTTGTGGCTTATTGGCTATCACGCTGAAAATAGAGGGTTACATCTGAGATACCAGGCCAACAGTATTAAATCGCGGCGGGTAATTTCTTATCTGACATTAGCGGAGAATGTCTTGCGACACTCACCGCTAATTTTAAGACGAACAGTACTGAGCACTGTTCTTAATCATCTCGCCAAAACCTACCAGAGTATGGTGTTGGTTTATTAG
- a CDS encoding sodium:proton antiporter, translated as MSRPLLFKLLCLLSGLMIPAASFAADIDGSTLSLGWGIPFVGILLSIALCPLLIPTIWHHHFGKITALWSALFLIPFTITFGMGTSIGLVSHAILAEYIPFIILLFALFTVSGGILVKGNLHGSPKLNTALLAIGAILASLMGTTGAAMLLIRPLIRANDNRKHRVHVIIFFIFLVANIGGGLTPLGDPPLFIGFLKGVDFFWTAKHMLLPVLISTLVLLTLFYLVDSHYYKREDEIEAHDPTPDSKLRLYGKFNFILLLAVVGSVLLSGFWKSAVAFSVLGVHIELQNITRDILLLVIAALSMILTAKQVRSANQFSWEPILEVGKLFAGIFITIGPVLAILRAGQEGHMAGLVAIVSDPEGAPINAMYFWLSGALSGFLDNAPTYLVFFNLAAGDATTLMGPLQQTLLAISMGSVFMGALTYIGNAPNFMVKSIATQSGIAMPSFFGYMKWSFGILIPLFLILTVIFFLI; from the coding sequence ATGTCCCGTCCACTATTATTCAAACTATTATGCCTTTTGTCTGGCTTGATGATACCTGCCGCCAGTTTTGCTGCAGATATTGATGGTTCAACACTGAGTCTGGGATGGGGTATTCCATTTGTTGGTATTCTGTTGTCGATTGCACTGTGTCCATTGCTGATCCCAACTATTTGGCATCACCATTTCGGTAAAATCACCGCCTTATGGTCAGCGCTGTTTCTTATTCCATTTACCATCACTTTCGGCATGGGCACCAGTATAGGATTAGTGTCCCACGCCATTCTGGCAGAATATATTCCTTTTATTATCTTGCTGTTCGCCCTGTTTACCGTGTCTGGCGGCATTTTAGTTAAAGGTAACCTGCACGGTTCGCCTAAGCTAAATACGGCTCTACTCGCCATTGGGGCGATTCTTGCCTCGCTGATGGGAACCACGGGTGCAGCCATGCTGCTGATCCGCCCTCTTATCAGAGCAAACGATAATCGCAAACATCGAGTGCACGTGATTATTTTCTTCATTTTTCTGGTGGCGAATATTGGCGGAGGGCTTACACCGCTAGGCGATCCTCCACTGTTTATCGGTTTTCTGAAAGGCGTCGATTTTTTCTGGACTGCCAAGCATATGCTGCTGCCAGTTTTAATCAGTACGCTGGTATTGCTTACGCTGTTCTATCTGGTAGACAGCCACTATTACAAGCGTGAAGACGAGATTGAAGCGCACGATCCAACGCCTGATTCTAAATTACGCCTGTACGGTAAATTTAATTTTATTCTGCTGTTAGCGGTAGTTGGCAGCGTTTTACTCTCCGGTTTCTGGAAATCTGCCGTGGCGTTCTCCGTGCTGGGTGTACATATAGAATTGCAGAACATCACTCGTGACATTCTGCTATTGGTGATTGCCGCACTGTCGATGATATTAACCGCGAAGCAGGTTCGTTCTGCCAATCAGTTTAGCTGGGAACCGATTCTGGAAGTCGGCAAGCTGTTCGCCGGTATCTTTATTACTATCGGCCCGGTATTGGCTATCCTGCGGGCAGGACAAGAAGGCCATATGGCCGGGTTGGTTGCCATCGTTTCCGATCCCGAGGGCGCACCCATCAACGCTATGTACTTCTGGCTGTCCGGTGCACTGTCTGGATTTCTGGATAATGCACCGACCTATCTGGTGTTCTTTAATCTGGCCGCCGGTGATGCCACTACACTCATGGGGCCACTACAGCAAACGCTGCTGGCAATCTCGATGGGTTCTGTGTTTATGGGTGCGCTAACCTACATTGGTAATGCACCAAACTTTATGGTGAAGAGTATTGCCACTCAAAGCGGTATCGCGATGCCAAGCTTTTTTGGCTACATGAAGTGGTCGTTCGGTATTCTGATACCACTGTTCCTGATACTGACGGTGATATTTTTTCTGATCTAA
- a CDS encoding nucleoside/nucleotide kinase family protein: MNVELDVNGLSYIATFPDKDIRDLHLPLLRMLTEFQRRKKQRLIVFLAAPPGVGKSTLTSFWQILSRQDMSLKDLQGLPMDGFHRYNSYLDEHNLRARKGAPETFDLGLLKDYIATLQQSDARWPAYDRNLHDPVHNAIEVISPILVIEGSWLLLKEPGWQELITLCDYSIFIGSPIESLKQRLIERKMKGGLSYQDAENFFENSDGLNVQRVLNNSQQADMTLIMLPDGSYSAIDINIID; this comes from the coding sequence ATGAATGTGGAATTGGATGTTAATGGCCTTAGCTATATCGCCACATTTCCTGATAAGGATATACGGGATCTTCATCTGCCTTTGCTGCGGATGCTGACTGAATTCCAACGACGCAAAAAACAACGTCTGATCGTTTTTCTTGCTGCGCCACCCGGCGTTGGTAAGTCAACCCTAACCAGCTTTTGGCAAATCCTATCCCGTCAGGATATGTCACTAAAAGACCTGCAAGGTCTGCCAATGGACGGTTTTCATCGCTATAACAGCTATCTGGATGAGCATAATCTTCGGGCCCGTAAGGGTGCACCAGAAACCTTCGATCTGGGTTTGCTGAAAGATTATATAGCGACATTGCAGCAATCTGATGCCCGTTGGCCAGCTTACGACCGGAATCTCCACGATCCGGTACATAACGCCATTGAAGTTATATCCCCTATTCTGGTCATTGAAGGCAGTTGGTTATTACTCAAAGAGCCCGGCTGGCAGGAACTGATTACCCTGTGCGATTACAGTATTTTTATTGGTAGCCCAATAGAGAGCCTGAAGCAGCGTCTGATTGAGCGAAAGATGAAAGGTGGGTTAAGCTATCAGGATGCAGAAAACTTCTTTGAAAATTCAGACGGTCTTAATGTTCAACGCGTGTTAAATAATAGTCAACAAGCGGATATGACACTGATAATGTTGCCAGACGGCTCTTATAGCGCTATCGATATCAATATCATTGATTGA